The window CTTTCCCTGAAGCAGATCACCATGGAGGCGGCTCTACAGGCCCTGGCCGACATGTACGACTGCACTTTCGTATTTCGGGACTACGGCATTCTGGTAATATCGCCGGTTATGGTGGAAGAGACGGTTGCCTCGTTTCGCGCGGCCGGAACACCGATGATCGCGCCACCGCCGCACGTGCATCTCGACGGCACCGGTGCAAGCGGCCTCGGAACGCCCCCGCCCGTCTATTCGCCGCCACCAGCATCTCAGCAATAGCAGGGTCAAGGTAGCAGAGGCCGAAGCCACTCGGGAACGGGCTCTGCGAGCGACTGCAATTGCCCGTGATCGAAAGCCGCTACCTGGCGATACGGAACGGCAAGATCGCTGTTGTCATAGATCAACACGTGCGGCAAACGCCGAATCGCTGCGCGAAGATTCTCCAGCGTGCGCGGAAATCTCGATCGCAGCTTGTCTGCTGGAACATCGTGACCGCCTTCGAAAACTCGCATGGCCACACGTTCCGCCGACAGCTCGGCGCCAGTGAGCCCGATGTAGCACAAGACCACCGTGTAACCTCGTCGCGCTGCATCGTCCAGAAAGCCGACTTTGTCGCCGACCGGATCCGAAAACACGGTTTCGAAGATGAAGCTTTCACCCCGATCAACGTACGCCCTTCTGAGGTCGTCGGCCGATCGGGCCGCACTGTATGAATCCGTGGACGATGCGGCCGCCAAAACGTCGGCGTTCACGAACGGCAATCGAGCGCGGGAAAGTTGCGTGCGGAAAAACGTCGTCTTTCCCGCCCCGTTCGGTCCGGCGACCGCCACGATGAGCGGCCGTCGATCGAATTGGGCGAAGTCGATCATCCGGCCGGCCGAAACTGACCGTCGATAATGCGGCCCAGAGTGCGTGTTCCATCCGCGTCGACCCGCACGAGCATGCCCGCTTCACCTGGAGCGGCCTCAAAATGCGGACCGGGCCGCGACTGTATATAGTCCGCAACGCGCTGTCGCCCTTCCGGCGAATCGACGGAGGCAAGTAACTGAGAAACAGGCACCGCAGCGTCACCGCTTGGGAAGGCAACGGCCCGCGGGCCTTCGAACAGAGGTTCAACGGCGCGCCCAAGTACAGCCCAATACTCGATCTGCCCGGCGACCGAGCGCTCCGCAACTTCCCCCCTCCGCTGTGCGTTTTGCACAAGCTCGTCCGATAACTCTACCAGTTGGCTCATATTGTTATCGTAATATCCTGCTAGCGCAAAGCAAGATCGAAGCAGATGTGCGAATCCGGGCTTCCAAAGTGCCCCCTCCGCGACTCGAACGCGGAACCCTCTGATTAAGAGTCAGATGCTCTGACCAATTGAGCTAAGGAGGCATCGGCGCACGGCGGCCGGAGCGCAGCCAGCAGCCTGCCATCAACTATCGTAGCGGGTTCGTCCGAGCACTCAAGGGCAAAAAACCTCGCCCCGTGCCGGGCACACTTTTTTGACAGGATATTCGATTGCGGTACAATCCGGCTAGCCCGACGACCGTGATGGGCGAACACGAGGCGGGCAAGAATCGTCGCGTCGAGGCCGCGGCTATGCACGAGCTTTCGATTGCCCAATGCCTGGTCGATGCGGCCTGCGAAGCGGCGGAGCGTGAAGACGCCCGACGAGTGACGCGGCTGGTCGCCCGCATCGGCGTGTTGTCGGGTGTCGTGAAAGAAGCGTTGCGGTTCAGTTTCGATCTGGCCGCCGAAGGCACCGCCTGCGAAGGCGCGGCGCTCGAGATCGAAGATGTGCCGGTCAGCGTCCTGTGTCCCCGGTGCGATGCGCCTCGTGAGTTGCCCGATTGCTGGCACTTTGTCTGTCCGGCCTGTGGCACTCCGACGCCCGACGTCGTGACGGGCCGTGAATTGGAACTGGTATCCGTAGAAATCGAAACCCATGCAGCCACGCATTCTTGAGCTTCGCACGAAGATCCTGAAGAAGAACGACGAGCTGGCCCGCGCACTGCGCGCTGACTTCGGCCGCTTGGGCGTGCTCGTGGTGAACGTGGTGTCCGGACCAGGCGCCGGCAAGACTGAGTTGCTCACGCAGACCTTGAGCCGCCTCAACAAGGATTATCGCACGGCTGCCGTCGTGGGCGATCTGGCCACGGAGAACGACGCCCGGCGGCTGGCGACGAGCGGCTCGCCGGTGAAGCAAATTCTGACCGGCACGATGTGCCATCTCGAAGCCGACATGGTGCGCGACGCACTTGCCGATTGGTCACTTGGCGAGATCGACTTCCTGTTCATTGAAAACGTCGGCAATTTGGTTTGCCCATCGAGTTGGGACCTGGGCGAAGACGTGCGCGTGCTGGTCTCGTCGGTGACCGAGGGCGAAGACAAGCCGCTGAAATATCCGACCTTGATCAACTCGTGCGACGCGGTGGTGATCAGCAAAACCGATCTGGTTGCCGCACTGGATTTCGATTTGGGGCTGCTGCGAAACAACATCGAGCGCGTGCGGCCCCGTGTGCCGGTGCTCGAAACGTCTGCCAAGAGCGGCGCCGGGCTCGACGCCTGGGTCGATCTGTTGCGGACGCGTCTCGGCGACAAGCGTTCGTCTCACGACGGGAAGGCCGGTCGCGCCAGTCCGCTGGCGGTCGAACCCGTAAGCGTTTGATCGCCAGGTTCGCCTTTCCCGCCCACGAATCCTGTTAACCCGGATTATTCATGGCCCCACACTAACCCGAAGCGCAAGCGAGGCCGCGCAACGAACTTACCTCGCTTGCGCTTCGGGTTGGTGTGCGCGCAGGCTGCGCTGGAATTCGTGGGGCCACGAATAATCCGCGTTAATCGTCGAGGATCAGATGGTGGCGGTCGTGGCGCCAGAGCCAAACGCCGCCGCGCATGCCGTTGTCGTTGGAGACGATTTCAACGTCGTGAGGCAGCTCGATGTCGATCCGCTTGGCGTTCCCACCGCCGATGTAAAGCGTATCAAAGTTCGTCAGGGCGCGGATGGTGTCGATCGCTTTGCGCAGCCGCTTGTTCCACTTCCGCCGGCCGGCCTTTTCCAATGCCGCGTTGCCGAGCTGTTCCTCATAGGTGTCGCCCTTGCGGAAAGGATGGTGGGCCAATTCGATGTGCGTGGCGATGAAGCCGTCGTCGAACAGCGCGGTGCCGAAGCCCGTGCCGAGCGTGATGACCATCTCAATGCCCTGCCCGCGGATTGCTCCCAGCCCCTGCAAATCGGCGTCGTTCTTCACCTTCACCGGTTTGTTCAGGTGCCGGGACAGCGCCTCGGCAAGGTCGAACCCGGCCCAGTCGTCCTGACCCAAATTGGCCGCCGTAACGGTCCGCCCTTTGCGCACCACGCCGGGAAAACCCACTGAGACGCGCTCGTACGACGGCAGCGGCGATACGAGCTTGACCACCGCTTCGATTACCACTGCGGGCGGGGAAGGGTGCGGGGTGGGCACGCGGACCCGCGGAACCACCAGGTTGCCGTCGGCATCGAGCACCGAAGCCTTGAGGCCCGTGCCGCCGATGTCGATGGCCAGGGTCATCGGACCGGCCGCAGGGGCTGGTCCGGCAATCGGGGTTGTGCTTTCCGTGAGTGAAGTCATCGTGTTTTACCATACCTTCCGGCGGCTTCGCCGACAACCACTGGGCGCTGGCGGAATAATCGGAACCGTCGCCCTTGCGCGTCACTCGCCGATTTGCACGTCTGGCCGCGGCGTGCTATATGCACTTACGCGGCGGGAAGAAACGGCCGCGCTTATTGCGTATTCGGCCGAGGCGTTGCTGGGAAGGCAGCGAGAAGACCGGGCAAAAGGAGCGTAAGTGGTGTCCGCGGAAACAAGCAAGCATGTCGTGCGCCGCCTCTTGGACGAAGTCGTCAATGGGGGGCGTACGGACATCCTGGAGGAATTAGTCAGCCCGGACTACTACGATCACCATCCTTTGCCGGGGACCTCCCCTGACCTCGATGGTTTGAAACAACGCTTCGCAATCCGAAACCAGGCGTTCCCCGACTTCCAAGCGACCATCGTGCAGTTGGTTGCCGAAGGCGACAAGGTGGCCGTGATCATGTCGGGCAAGGGCACGCACCTGGGCGACTTTATGGGCGCCGAGCCGACGGGCAGAGAGTTCACCATCCCGGAAGCCCACGTTTTCCGGCTCGCCAACGGCCGGCTCATCGAGCACTGGGGCCTGACCGATCTGTTCAGCCTGCGGGAGCAGCTCGGCTTGGTAGCTTTCCCAGACTACGCTCCGGCGACCGCCTGACCCGGATTATTCGTGGCCCCACGAATTCCAGGGCAGACTGCGCGCACACCAACCCGAAGCGCAAGCGAGGTAAGTTCGTTGCCCGGCCTCGCTTGCGCTTCGGGTTAGTGTCGGGCCATGAATAATCCGCGCTAAGCGTGGCCTTCATCGCTGTGAGCGCGATCGCGCTGGCCGCTTCGCGAGCCCGCCGTGTTCGACGAGCAGCACGGTCGTGCGTTCGAATTCGCGCCGCTCCTGGGTGTGCCATTCGGGTCCTGTGAAGGGCCGGATACAGGGTTGGCGATCGGCCGGTGTGGCACCCGTCACGACGACCCACATCCGCCCAGCCTGCGGAGACGTCGTTAGATTCTCAATCGGTATGAAATCCGCGCCCAGGCCGCGGAAGTAATAAAGATACTCCCAGTGATTGGCTGTCACGATTTCGCCAGTCCGGCGATGCCGCTCGACGAAGCCGGACGCCGCGGCGCAGTCAGCCCGGCTCCACGGCCATGCGGCACAATAGCCTGCCCGAAGTGCCGGCAGCAGCAACAGGCCGATGAGCGGCGCCGCGGCCCATCGGTGACGGCTCCGTAGACGCTCGAAACACCACGGGACGGCCGCGGCCACGAGCAAGGTCACGGCGGGTGCGGCATAGGCCATGACGCGCATGCCCCCGTAAGGATAGGCCTTGATCGACGAGGCCGCGAGCGCCAAGACAACCGGAGTCATCAGCGCGAGACACCATTCGCGCTGCCCGCGCCACCAACAGAGAACCAGCCCCGCGGCGGCCAAAGGCGTAAGCCACTGACCCACCGGCTTGATGCAGTAGCCGACCAGGTCGCAGGTCGATCGCACGGTCCAGCCCGGCACGCTCATCGGGCGGCTCCAGTCAGGGAACTGACTCATGGCGTCCCAGCAATGGACGATCGTTTCGTCGCGCTGGGCGTGGACGGGACCGGCCAGCAACGCGGCGAAAGCAACGAGAACCGTCAAGCAGAGCAAGGCGTAGGCAATGCCGTCGGCGGCCCGCCGCGACTGCCACGTTTTGCCCAAGAGCGCGACGAGCAGACCGCCATAGAGGAACGCGGCCGGATAAGCGAGCCACAAGAGCGGCGGCGCCAAGACTGCCAAGAGCACGGCGCGCCGGGCCGTCGGCCAAGTGCTCGTGCCAAGCCAGACCGCCAACAGCACGACCGAGACGAACACCTCGATCGCATACTGTTTGGCTTCGCAAGAGTGCCACAACAGCCGGTCGGACGTGGCGAACAGAAATACGGCCCACGGCACCGCGGCCGGCTCCAACGTCCGCCGGGCAACGAAGGCAAAGAGGACCAGCGCGCCGCAGCTCGCGGCCAGGGGCAACAGCCGCAAGGCATAGAGCGATTCGCCGAAAGCGAGCGTGACCGCTTTCTCCAGCCACAAGAACAAGGGCGGCGCCGCCTCGGAAAACTGCAATGGGCCCAGCAACTCCCAGAAGCTCTTGTCGAGCACGTTCAACACCAGGGCCGCCTCGTCGTGCCAGAGCGAAGGATTGCGCAGATAATGATAAAGCCGCAGGCAAAGTCCCAGCGCCAGCAGAACGTACGTCCAAGACACGCGCGCGCCGCAGTTGCCGGTGGCTGAGGCAGAGCTGGCCGGATGCGACGAGCCATCGCCAAAAAACGCCGCCGGCCAGCGATGCCCCGGTGCTGCGGGAACCGGGGCATCGCCGCGGCGGGGCGTATTGGCAGAATTCACGCTGTACCGCGGCTCTGCCCCAGCCACCACGAATTGCTCGACGGATCGCCGCACGCGGTACAGAGCCGGCCGCAATTTCGTGGTGACGAAGTTCATGAGCTTAGGCCGCCCGCCGCAGAGGTGAGGCCGCGACATCGCTGGTCCGGCGACCGGTTGCAGTCGATCGGCCGCCGAGCGTCAGCAACAAGACGCTCAGAATGGCCCACGTGGTGAGGTGGTAACTGGCCAAGAGCAGCGTGGCATCTCGCCCAATGACGCCGCGGTTCAACACAATCACGATCGCGATGAACGCGGCCACGACGGCGTACATCCAAGGTGCGACACGGCCACCGGCCGCCGCCGTGCGCGTCAACAGATAAAACGCGGGCAGCAAGGCCACACAGTGCTGATACCAGGTGATGGGCGACAGGAGCAAGGCCAGTACGCCCACGGCGGCACATTCCCAGAGAAGGGCCGTGTCGCCGCGATCGGTGACGGGCTTGCGGACCATCCAAGCGACGCACGCCAGCAAGGCCAACAGCACGCCTTTGGTGACTCGCCCGGCCAAGGCCGGCGCGAGATCGAGAAACTCCACGTATCCGGGCTGGTCGAGGCGGCTGGGGTGGCCGGGCGGCAAGTGCATCAGCCATCGGGCAATCGCCGGCCGCAGGGAAAGGTTTTGCAAAGTTTCGGGGCCGAGCACGCCGACGGTCGGGTCGACCTGTCCGGCGCCGAGACTGAGGTGCCTCAGCCACAGCCGCACGTGCCGCTCGTAATCGGCCGTGCCTTGCCAGAGGGCCGGGGCCAAAGAAACGATGGCCGCCGCCGCCGTGCCGGTGAGGGCCAGCTTCCACTGCCGCCTCCAGGCAAAATAGGCGATGAAGATGGCGGGCGTGCATTTCAGGGCGGCGCCAAAGCCGAGGCACGTTCCGGCGGCCAGGTCGCGGTGCCGGGTCCAGAGATAGATTGCCGACCACGTCAGTGCCAGCAGCATCAGATTGGGACCGCATTCCGGCAGCTCCCGCACGAGAAACCGCGATGCGATGGCCAGTGCGGCGGCCGTCGCCCAGAATCGCCGCGTGCTCGACAGACCAAGCTGTTGGCGCGTCAGGCGGTCGAGAGTCCAGAGGAGCACGACCAAGGCGGCGGCGCTGAGCGGATAACAAAGCATCTTGGCTGCGGGCAAGGAGAGCGCGGCGATGGGCGACCAGCCCATCGCCCAGAACGGCGGGTAGGGAATGTGCAGCCCCTCTGCGTAGAGCAGCTTGTGTTGCACAAAGCGGCAGGCGAACTGCCAATGCAGATAAAAGTCGCCGTCTTCGACGTTGACTGCGGACCGCACCCACTGCACGGCAAACACCGCGATGGCAACCACCACGACGATCCAGCGGAGTTGCCGTTCGTGGTCCTTCGCCCAGCCGAGCGGGAGGCGTAAGCCTACCGGTAGGTCCGTTTTTTTCGACATCGCGTGCTTCATCGTTCGATCAATCCAATTTGCCGCCGGCAGGCTTACTCGCCCGGATTATTCAGGGCCCCACACTAACCCGAAGCGCAAGCGAGGCCGCGCAACGAACTTACCTCGCTTGCGCTTCGGGTTGGTGTGCGCGCAGTCTGCGCTGGAATTCGTGGGGCCATGAATAATCCGGGCTCGCCGCGACTCGCTCGGCGAGGTCGTAAATCAAGAACGTTGCGGTGCGTGCCACCGGCGTTCGCGATCTCAAGAAGTCGACCGCGGCCCGATGCGCCGGCAACCCCAACGGCGTGCCGTAGATCAGCGTGGTGCCGACGGCCAGGTAGCGGCTTTGCACGAACGTCGGCACGTCCGACGGTTTGCCGATCGGCAACAGGTGCAAGGGCAGATGACGCAACGGAGCGGCGTTGACGGCCGGGTCGCTGCCAAAATACCAAACGTCGAGTTGCGGCCAGCCGCGGCCTCGGGTCCAGGCCGCCAGCTCTTTGACGCCTTGTCCCCAGTCGTAGTTGGAATCGCTCAGGCAGAGATAACCGTTGTCGCTTCCGCCCCACAGTTCGTTGGTGTAACAAAGCCCTTCGGGCCATGCTCGCCAGGCCGCGGCGCTCGTCCAAAGCACCGCAGCCAGCGAACCGGCAATCCAGAGTCGCCGCGGCCACGGTCGGCTCTGCGTGATGATTCCGACGCACCCGCCGGCGACCGCGACCACCAGAAACACCACCAGCGGCAGCACCAGCCGAATGCCGATTTGCACTCGGCAGTTGAGGCTGAACAAAAACAGCGCTCCCGTCACGGCCAGCGCCCAATTCAACGCGGCGCGGCGTCGCGCGGCCAGCACGGCCAGCGGTGCCGCCAGCAACGGCAGCGAAAGCTTGACCGCCAGTGCCACCGGAAAGTAATACCACACGGGCTGCGGGTAGGCGCGGCCCAGCAGATACGATCCGTGATGGCCCCGCATGTTGTGCTTCACCTGTCGCACCAGCCCCTCACCCGCATTGCTGAACAGGCACAGGTGCTCGGAGAGCCAAACCAGCGCGTCGTGCGCCCGGCCTTCGGGCAGCCCATGCGCCCAGGCCACGAAGCTCGGTTCCGGACGCCAGTCGCAGCCGCAATAGATCAACGTCACCGCAAAGCCGATCGCAGCGATCTGCGACAAGTCCCTGATCGATGCTCGCAGGAGCCATGCGCGGATGATTCCTGGGCCCACGAACCCGCGCAAAGACTGCCGCAACACAAACCCGAAGCGCAAGCGAGGCAAGTCGGCCGTTCCTCCTCGCTTGCGCTTCGGGT of the Pirellulales bacterium genome contains:
- the hypB gene encoding hydrogenase nickel incorporation protein HypB encodes the protein MQPRILELRTKILKKNDELARALRADFGRLGVLVVNVVSGPGAGKTELLTQTLSRLNKDYRTAAVVGDLATENDARRLATSGSPVKQILTGTMCHLEADMVRDALADWSLGEIDFLFIENVGNLVCPSSWDLGEDVRVLVSSVTEGEDKPLKYPTLINSCDAVVISKTDLVAALDFDLGLLRNNIERVRPRVPVLETSAKSGAGLDAWVDLLRTRLGDKRSSHDGKAGRASPLAVEPVSV
- a CDS encoding ROK family protein; translation: MTSLTESTTPIAGPAPAAGPMTLAIDIGGTGLKASVLDADGNLVVPRVRVPTPHPSPPAVVIEAVVKLVSPLPSYERVSVGFPGVVRKGRTVTAANLGQDDWAGFDLAEALSRHLNKPVKVKNDADLQGLGAIRGQGIEMVITLGTGFGTALFDDGFIATHIELAHHPFRKGDTYEEQLGNAALEKAGRRKWNKRLRKAIDTIRALTNFDTLYIGGGNAKRIDIELPHDVEIVSNDNGMRGGVWLWRHDRHHLILDD
- a CDS encoding ester cyclase gives rise to the protein MSAETSKHVVRRLLDEVVNGGRTDILEELVSPDYYDHHPLPGTSPDLDGLKQRFAIRNQAFPDFQATIVQLVAEGDKVAVIMSGKGTHLGDFMGAEPTGREFTIPEAHVFRLANGRLIEHWGLTDLFSLREQLGLVAFPDYAPATA
- a CDS encoding glycosyltransferase family 87 protein, yielding MSKKTDLPVGLRLPLGWAKDHERQLRWIVVVVAIAVFAVQWVRSAVNVEDGDFYLHWQFACRFVQHKLLYAEGLHIPYPPFWAMGWSPIAALSLPAAKMLCYPLSAAALVVLLWTLDRLTRQQLGLSSTRRFWATAAALAIASRFLVRELPECGPNLMLLALTWSAIYLWTRHRDLAAGTCLGFGAALKCTPAIFIAYFAWRRQWKLALTGTAAAAIVSLAPALWQGTADYERHVRLWLRHLSLGAGQVDPTVGVLGPETLQNLSLRPAIARWLMHLPPGHPSRLDQPGYVEFLDLAPALAGRVTKGVLLALLACVAWMVRKPVTDRGDTALLWECAAVGVLALLLSPITWYQHCVALLPAFYLLTRTAAAGGRVAPWMYAVVAAFIAIVIVLNRGVIGRDATLLLASYHLTTWAILSVLLLTLGGRSTATGRRTSDVAASPLRRAA
- the hypA gene encoding hydrogenase maturation nickel metallochaperone HypA, which codes for MRYNPASPTTVMGEHEAGKNRRVEAAAMHELSIAQCLVDAACEAAEREDARRVTRLVARIGVLSGVVKEALRFSFDLAAEGTACEGAALEIEDVPVSVLCPRCDAPRELPDCWHFVCPACGTPTPDVVTGRELELVSVEIETHAATHS